The following proteins are encoded in a genomic region of Oncorhynchus kisutch isolate 150728-3 linkage group LG6, Okis_V2, whole genome shotgun sequence:
- the mat2al gene encoding methionine adenosyltransferase II, alpha-like isoform X2, producing the protein MSIIFKVDKKGTSQKDRLRLSIELRTEKYVCTGSRLLACITFRWFDYKTCNVLVALEPQAEEISVCVFEGKDQDDIGAGDQGLMFGYATDETEECMPLTILLAHKLNHKMKELSANGECPWIRPDSKTQVTVEYRDNSGAMEPVRVHTVVISVQHSPDVSLEEIRRSLMDSVVRKVIPARYLDDKTIYHLLPSGKFLLGGPQSDAGLTGRKIIVDTYGGWGGHGGGAFSGKDYSKVDRSGAYAARWVAKSLVKAKLCRRALVQVSYAIGVAHPLSISVFHYGTSTRQEDELLQIVNNNFDLRPGVIVKELGLKRPIYQSTACYGHFGRDEFPWEKPKPLQF; encoded by the exons ATGAGTATCATCTTCAAGGTTGATAAG AAAGGAACAAGTCAAAAAGACAGATTGAGGCTTTCAATCGAACTGaggacagagaaatatgtgtgcaCTGGGTCAAGGCTTCTTGCATGCATAACTTTTAGAT GGTTTGACTATAAGACGTGTAACGTGCTGGTGGCCCTAGAGCCCCAGGCAGAGGAGATATCAGTATGTGTGTTTGAAGGCAAGGATCAGGATGACATCGGAGCCGGAGATCAG GGCCTGATGTTTGGCTATGCTACAGATGAGACAGAGGAATGTATGCCTCTCACCATCTTACTGGCCCACAAACTCAACCACAAGATGAAGGAGCTGTCTGCCAACGGGGAGTGTCCTTGGATCAGACCGGACTCTAAAACTCAG GTTACAGTGGAGTACCGTGATAACAGTGGGGCCATGGAGCCGGTGCGTGTCCATACAGTGGTCATCTCTGTGCAGCATAGCCCTGATGTCAGTCTGGAAGAGATACGCCGTAGCCTGATGGACAGCGTGGTTCGGAAGGTCATCCCTGCCCGTTACCTAGACGACAAGACCATCTACCACCTGCTGCCAAGTGGGAAGTTCCTTCTGGGCGGACCTCAG AGTGATGCAGGACTGACAGGTCGTAAGATCATAGTGGACACGTATGGAGGGTGGGGAGGGCATGGTGGAGGGGCCTTCTCTGGAAAGGACTACTCTAAAGTGGACCGCTCTGGGGCCTATGCAGCCCGCTGGGTGGCCAAGTCTCTGGTGAAAGCCAAGCTCTGCCGGAGAGCCTTGGTTCAG GTTTCGTATGCCATCGGTGTGGCTCaccctctgtccatctctgtgTTCCACTATGGAACGTCCACCAGGCAGGAGGATGAACTGCTGCAGATCGTCAACAACAACTTTGACCTCAGGCCTGGGGTAATTGTCAA AGAGCTGGGTCTGAAGCGGCCTATCTACCAGTCCACTGCCTGCTATGGACACTTCGGCCGGGACGAGTTCCCCTGGGAGAAGCCCAAGCCACTGCAGTTCTGA